A window of the Streptomyces sp. NBC_00454 genome harbors these coding sequences:
- a CDS encoding FkbM family methyltransferase, translating into MTVTASTTAASTTAPSTTAAATATASTAAVSPVLALVQPVRQTHVVDIGANPIDGDPPYRDMLRSGLCRVTGFEPQPDALDELQRRKGPYETYLPDAIGDGGAHTLRVAAASGMTSLYRPDPNRLGLFNGFTEWGRVLEEIPIDTRRLDDVAEVGAFDLLKIDIQGAELMVFQNARQKLAEAVAIHTEVSFVPLYEDQPVFGDVDQELRRQGFIPHAFTAVKRWPIAPVVFGGDFRQAQHQLLEADVVYVRDFGHPETMTDEQLKQLALVAHHVYGSTDLAYRCLSLLGTRNAAAPDAPERYLTALR; encoded by the coding sequence AACCACGGCCGCAGCAACCGCCACCGCATCGACCGCCGCCGTCTCGCCCGTGCTCGCGCTCGTGCAACCGGTTCGCCAGACCCATGTCGTCGACATCGGCGCCAACCCGATCGACGGGGACCCCCCGTACCGGGACATGCTGCGGTCCGGCCTGTGCCGTGTGACCGGGTTCGAACCCCAGCCCGATGCCCTCGACGAGCTCCAGCGCCGCAAGGGCCCGTACGAGACCTACCTGCCCGACGCCATCGGCGACGGCGGCGCCCACACCCTCCGCGTCGCCGCCGCCTCCGGGATGACCAGCCTCTACAGGCCCGACCCGAACCGGCTCGGGCTCTTCAACGGTTTCACCGAATGGGGCCGGGTCCTCGAGGAGATCCCGATCGACACCCGGCGGCTGGACGACGTGGCGGAGGTCGGCGCCTTCGACCTCCTGAAGATCGACATCCAGGGTGCCGAGCTGATGGTGTTCCAGAACGCCCGGCAGAAGCTGGCCGAGGCCGTGGCGATCCACACCGAGGTGTCCTTCGTCCCGCTCTACGAGGACCAGCCCGTGTTCGGCGACGTGGACCAGGAGCTGCGCCGTCAGGGCTTCATCCCGCACGCCTTCACGGCGGTCAAGCGCTGGCCGATCGCCCCCGTGGTCTTCGGCGGCGACTTCCGCCAGGCCCAGCACCAGCTCCTCGAAGCCGACGTCGTGTACGTACGTGACTTCGGGCATCCCGAAACCATGACCGACGAGCAGCTCAAGCAGCTGGCCCTGGTCGCCCACCACGTCTACGGCTCCACCGACCTCGCGTACCGGTGCCTCAGCCTGCTGGGCACACGGAACGCCGCCGCCCCCGACGCACCGGAGCGCTACCTCACCGCACTGCGCTGA
- the thiC gene encoding phosphomethylpyrimidine synthase ThiC, translating to MTIQDARTPAVSQDADGQTERQPGWHKGYVAGSRPDIRVPVRQVHLTNGKDVTLYDTSGPYTDPQIETDVRRGLPPLRENWIISRGDTEEYAGRPARPEDDGIKHTSPRGGLKNLDAVFPGRPRLPRRGRGGAAVTQLAYARRGEITPEMEYVAIRENVSPEVVREEIAAGRAVMPVNVNHPEIEPMIIGKRFLVKVNANIGNSAVTSSIEEEVDKMTWATKWGADTVMDLSTGRNIHTTREWVLRNSPVPIGTVPLYQALEKVDGRAEDLTWEIYKDTVIEQAEQGVDYMTVHAGVLLSYVPLTARRKTGIVSRGGSIMAAWCLAHHKENFLYTNFEELCEILATYDVTYSLGDGLRPGSIADANDAAQFAELKTLGELNTIAKRHNVQTMIEGPGHVPMHKIKENIDLQQEICEEAPFYTLGPLTTDVAPAYDHITSGIGAAMIAWWGTAMLCYVTPKEHLGLPNRDDVKTGVITYKIAAHAADLAKGHPGAQEWDDALSDARFEFRWEDQFNLALDPDTARSFHDETLPAEPAKTAHFCSMCGPKFCSMKISQDIRREHGGDLKAEEIQAGMAEKSAEFAASGNRVYLPLAD from the coding sequence ATGACCATTCAGGACGCACGCACGCCTGCCGTCAGCCAGGACGCCGACGGCCAGACCGAGCGCCAGCCCGGCTGGCACAAGGGGTACGTGGCGGGCTCCCGCCCCGACATCCGGGTGCCGGTTCGCCAGGTCCACCTCACCAACGGCAAGGACGTGACGCTCTACGACACGTCCGGTCCGTACACCGACCCGCAGATCGAGACCGACGTCCGCCGGGGCCTGCCGCCCCTGCGCGAAAACTGGATCATCAGCCGCGGTGACACCGAGGAGTACGCGGGCCGCCCCGCGCGCCCCGAGGACGACGGCATCAAGCACACCTCGCCGCGCGGTGGCCTCAAGAACCTCGACGCGGTCTTCCCGGGCCGTCCGCGCCTGCCCCGCCGGGGCCGTGGCGGCGCCGCCGTCACGCAGCTCGCGTACGCCCGCCGGGGCGAGATCACCCCGGAGATGGAGTACGTCGCGATCCGCGAGAACGTCTCCCCCGAGGTCGTCCGCGAGGAGATCGCCGCAGGTCGCGCGGTCATGCCGGTGAACGTGAACCACCCCGAGATCGAGCCGATGATCATCGGCAAGCGGTTCCTGGTGAAGGTCAACGCCAACATCGGAAACTCCGCGGTCACCTCCTCGATCGAGGAGGAGGTCGACAAGATGACCTGGGCGACCAAGTGGGGCGCCGACACGGTCATGGACCTCTCGACCGGCCGCAACATCCACACCACCCGCGAATGGGTGCTGCGCAACTCCCCCGTGCCGATCGGCACCGTGCCGCTGTACCAGGCGCTGGAGAAGGTCGACGGCCGCGCCGAGGACCTGACCTGGGAGATCTACAAGGACACGGTCATCGAGCAGGCCGAGCAGGGCGTCGACTACATGACGGTCCACGCCGGCGTGCTGCTGTCGTACGTGCCGCTGACCGCCCGCCGCAAGACCGGCATCGTCTCGCGCGGCGGCTCGATCATGGCCGCGTGGTGCCTGGCGCACCACAAGGAGAACTTCCTCTACACGAACTTCGAGGAGCTCTGCGAGATCCTCGCGACGTACGACGTCACGTACTCGCTGGGTGACGGCCTGCGCCCCGGTTCCATCGCGGACGCCAACGACGCGGCGCAGTTCGCGGAGCTGAAGACCCTGGGCGAGCTGAACACGATCGCCAAGCGGCACAACGTGCAGACGATGATCGAGGGCCCCGGGCACGTCCCGATGCACAAGATCAAGGAGAACATCGACCTCCAGCAGGAGATCTGCGAAGAGGCGCCGTTCTACACGCTCGGCCCGCTGACGACGGACGTCGCGCCCGCGTACGACCACATCACCTCGGGCATCGGCGCCGCGATGATCGCCTGGTGGGGCACCGCGATGCTCTGCTACGTCACGCCCAAGGAGCACCTGGGCCTGCCGAACCGCGACGACGTGAAGACCGGCGTCATCACGTACAAGATCGCTGCTCACGCGGCGGACCTGGCCAAGGGGCACCCGGGTGCCCAGGAGTGGGACGACGCCCTGTCGGACGCGCGGTTCGAGTTCCGGTGGGAGGACCAGTTCAACCTGGCCCTCGACCCGGACACGGCCCGTTCGTTCCACGACGAGACCCTCCCGGCCGAGCCGGCCAAGACCGCGCACTTCTGCTCCATGTGCGGTCCGAAGTTCTGCTCGATGAAGATCTCCCAGGACATCCGCCGCGAGCACGGCGGAGACCTCAAGGCCGAGGAGATCCAGGCCGGCATGGCGGAGAAGTCCGCCGAGTTCGCGGCCTCGGGCAACCGCGTGTACCTGCCGCTGGCGGACTGA
- a CDS encoding YibE/F family protein yields MGPLICCDDLPVTSSPQPPIEPTDPAGHTDHAGHAHAEPEHSPGHAPGHSSSAHSPSGHSSSAHSPSGHSHGHSHSHGPAAPVSKHLRKVIAAVLIPFAAAVVVGMVVLWPGGAPAHERSGVGFDRQTQQGKVVALAQVDCKSVNAAQVPATGDTSTPSGREAVAEQTGDCKKATVQVSTGPDKGREFFEIIQPGAPRQLTNGQEVVVAYAPDAPRDLQYSVIDVNRKFPMALLAGIFALAVVVVGRMRGVFALIALVVSFGVLTLFILPAILQGSNPLVVAVVGASAIMLIALYMCHGLTARTSVAVLGTIVSLVLIGLLGSLFIGWAFLSGNTDDNTGLIHGLYPHIDMSGLLLAGVIIGSLGVLDDVTVTQTSAVWELHQADPSMGPRELYRAGIRIGRDHIASVVNTLVLAYAGAALPLLLLFSIANSSMGSVANSELVAEEIVRTLVGSIGLVASVPVTTALAALVVSADRAGSPAGTAAPAGTAASGPLRGGRGRRRKR; encoded by the coding sequence GTGGGCCCCCTCATCTGTTGCGATGATCTGCCGGTGACGTCCTCGCCGCAGCCCCCCATCGAGCCCACAGATCCCGCTGGTCACACCGACCACGCCGGCCACGCGCATGCGGAGCCAGAGCACTCGCCGGGACACGCGCCCGGGCACTCGTCGTCCGCGCACTCGCCGTCCGGACACTCGTCGTCCGCGCACTCCCCGTCCGGGCATTCCCACGGCCACTCGCACAGCCACGGTCCGGCGGCCCCCGTCTCGAAGCACCTGCGCAAGGTGATCGCCGCCGTGCTGATCCCCTTCGCCGCCGCCGTCGTGGTCGGCATGGTCGTGCTCTGGCCGGGGGGCGCCCCGGCGCACGAGCGTTCCGGGGTCGGCTTCGACCGCCAGACCCAGCAGGGGAAGGTCGTCGCACTGGCACAGGTCGACTGCAAATCCGTGAACGCCGCGCAGGTGCCGGCCACCGGCGACACCTCCACCCCGTCGGGACGCGAGGCGGTCGCCGAGCAGACCGGCGACTGCAAGAAGGCGACCGTCCAGGTCTCCACCGGCCCCGACAAGGGCCGCGAGTTCTTCGAGATCATCCAGCCAGGCGCACCAAGACAGTTGACGAACGGCCAGGAAGTGGTGGTCGCCTACGCGCCGGACGCGCCGCGCGACCTCCAGTACTCCGTCATCGACGTGAACCGCAAGTTCCCGATGGCCCTGCTGGCGGGCATCTTCGCCCTCGCGGTCGTCGTCGTCGGGCGGATGCGTGGGGTGTTCGCGCTCATCGCCCTCGTCGTCAGTTTCGGCGTACTGACCCTGTTCATCCTCCCCGCGATCCTCCAGGGCTCGAACCCCCTGGTGGTGGCGGTGGTCGGGGCCAGCGCCATCATGCTGATCGCGCTCTACATGTGCCACGGCCTGACGGCCCGTACCTCGGTGGCGGTCCTCGGCACCATCGTGTCGCTGGTGCTGATCGGCCTGCTGGGCTCGCTGTTCATCGGCTGGGCGTTCCTGAGCGGCAACACCGACGACAACACCGGGCTGATCCACGGGCTCTATCCGCACATCGACATGAGCGGTTTGCTGCTTGCGGGTGTCATCATCGGATCGCTCGGCGTACTCGACGATGTGACGGTCACCCAGACGTCGGCCGTCTGGGAACTCCACCAGGCAGACCCCTCGATGGGCCCGCGCGAGCTGTACCGGGCGGGCATCCGGATCGGTCGGGACCACATCGCCTCGGTGGTCAACACCCTGGTACTGGCCTACGCGGGCGCCGCGTTGCCGCTGCTCCTGCTGTTCTCGATCGCGAACAGCAGCATGGGTTCGGTGGCCAACAGCGAGCTGGTGGCGGAAGAGATCGTACGGACCCTCGTGGGCTCGATCGGACTGGTCGCCTCGGTACCCGTGACGACGGCGCTGGCCGCGCTGGTGGTGTCCGCCGACCGCGCGGGATCCCCGGCGGGCACGGCTGCCCCGGCGGGGACGGCTGCCTCGGGGCCACTGCGCGGCGGCCGGGGCCGGCGGCGCAAGCGCTGA
- a CDS encoding SsgA family sporulation/cell division regulator: MRESVQAEVMMSFLVSEELSFRIPVELRYEARDPYAVRLTFHLPGDAPVTWAFGRELLLDGINKPCGDGDVHIAPTDPEELSDVHIRLQVGADRALFRASAAPLVAFLDRTDRIVPLGQERNLGDFEENLDEALDKILAESRQNEQNAG; the protein is encoded by the coding sequence ATGCGCGAGTCGGTACAGGCAGAGGTCATGATGAGTTTCCTCGTTTCCGAGGAGCTCTCGTTCCGGATCCCGGTGGAGCTCCGGTACGAGGCGCGTGATCCATACGCAGTCCGTCTGACCTTCCACCTTCCCGGAGACGCGCCCGTGACCTGGGCGTTCGGCCGGGAGCTGCTTCTCGACGGGATCAACAAGCCGTGCGGTGACGGTGATGTCCACATCGCCCCCACCGACCCGGAGGAGCTGTCCGATGTCCACATCCGGCTGCAGGTGGGCGCGGACCGGGCGCTCTTCCGTGCGAGCGCGGCGCCGCTCGTCGCGTTCCTCGACCGCACCGACCGGATCGTTCCGCTCGGACAGGAGCGCAACCTCGGGGACTTCGAGGAGAACCTCGACGAGGCGCTCGACAAGATCCTGGCGGAGTCGCGGCAGAACGAGCAGAACGCCGGCTGA
- a CDS encoding IclR family transcriptional regulator: MSSVHSAGVPTLIGSVQRALRLLEAVGSHSEGAPAKQLAREAGLPLPTAYHLLRTLTHEGYLRRESGVFVLGDAAGRLAGGGLQQKRRSMILDSLAHFRDAVGAPVYFAVYREGEIEVVGVSDTPANPACEEWADFRETGHAHAIGQCLLGQLDEKTRKEYYDRHPVEAITPYTVADLRALEQRIGSMERMQPVTERQEYALGAVCAAIPITAGDTAATMAISLPLHQEHRLLYAVDRLRSEVGALLSTLSFSISI; this comes from the coding sequence TTGTCTTCGGTTCACAGTGCCGGTGTGCCGACTCTGATCGGTTCGGTGCAGAGGGCATTGAGGCTGCTCGAAGCGGTCGGCTCCCATAGCGAGGGAGCTCCGGCGAAACAACTGGCGCGCGAGGCCGGGCTCCCGCTTCCCACCGCGTACCACCTGCTGCGCACCCTGACGCACGAGGGCTATCTGCGTCGGGAGAGCGGGGTCTTCGTCCTGGGTGACGCCGCGGGCCGACTGGCCGGTGGCGGGCTCCAGCAGAAACGTCGCAGCATGATCCTCGACTCCCTCGCGCACTTCCGCGACGCGGTCGGGGCCCCCGTCTACTTCGCGGTCTACCGCGAGGGTGAAATCGAGGTCGTGGGTGTATCGGACACCCCGGCCAATCCGGCCTGCGAGGAGTGGGCCGATTTCCGCGAGACCGGCCACGCGCACGCCATCGGGCAGTGCCTGCTCGGCCAGCTCGACGAGAAGACGCGCAAGGAGTACTACGACCGCCACCCGGTCGAGGCCATCACCCCTTACACCGTGGCCGACTTGCGGGCTCTGGAGCAGCGGATCGGCTCCATGGAGCGGATGCAGCCGGTGACCGAGCGGCAGGAATACGCCCTGGGCGCGGTGTGCGCGGCCATCCCCATCACCGCCGGAGACACAGCGGCGACCATGGCGATTTCTCTCCCTCTGCACCAGGAACATCGATTGCTGTATGCGGTCGATCGGCTACGGAGTGAAGTAGGCGCGCTGTTGAGCACCCTCTCGTTCTCTATCAGTATCTGA
- a CDS encoding DUF5326 family protein → MRGIFEGMPWWVKWVAVPLLVLLVFGGVITTILATLIGFVFKALLFVALVGGLIFIVKKFTGSGTKSSSGDW, encoded by the coding sequence ATCCGAGGGATATTCGAGGGCATGCCCTGGTGGGTCAAGTGGGTCGCCGTGCCGCTGCTGGTGCTGCTCGTCTTCGGCGGTGTGATCACCACGATCCTGGCGACGCTGATCGGCTTCGTGTTCAAGGCGCTCCTCTTCGTGGCCCTCGTCGGCGGCCTGATCTTCATCGTCAAGAAGTTCACCGGCAGCGGGACGAAGTCCTCCTCCGGGGACTGGTAG
- a CDS encoding cupin domain-containing protein, with protein sequence MKAFRLTELEAERAANEGAYLQFLRERNMSVGLYALDAGESDPQQPHGQDEVYFVVSGRASITVGEETTTVANGSVVYVPAGVPHKFHHITENLKVMVVFSPPEG encoded by the coding sequence ATGAAGGCCTTCCGGCTGACCGAGCTCGAGGCCGAGCGGGCCGCGAACGAGGGCGCCTATCTCCAGTTCCTGCGCGAGCGGAACATGTCGGTGGGGCTCTACGCGCTGGACGCCGGTGAGAGCGACCCGCAGCAGCCGCACGGCCAGGACGAGGTGTACTTCGTCGTGAGCGGCCGGGCCTCCATCACCGTCGGGGAGGAGACGACGACGGTGGCGAACGGGAGCGTGGTCTACGTGCCGGCCGGAGTGCCGCACAAGTTCCACCACATCACCGAGAACCTCAAAGTGATGGTGGTCTTCTCTCCGCCAGAAGGGTGA
- a CDS encoding phage holin family protein has translation MTNFVVKTVANAAALAVAIWLLAGITLDDGSSMGRRTLTLILVALIFGVVNVIVKPVVKLLSLPLFIVTLGLFTLVVNALMLMLTSWLAKQFDLSFHVDNFWTAVVGALIISIVSWAVNMVLPDKN, from the coding sequence ATGACGAATTTCGTAGTCAAGACAGTGGCCAACGCCGCGGCCCTCGCCGTCGCCATCTGGCTCCTCGCGGGCATCACTCTCGACGACGGCAGCAGCATGGGCCGCCGCACCCTCACCCTGATCCTGGTCGCGCTGATCTTCGGCGTGGTCAACGTCATCGTCAAGCCCGTGGTGAAGCTGCTCTCGCTGCCGCTCTTCATCGTCACCCTCGGCCTGTTCACCCTCGTGGTGAACGCGCTGATGCTGATGCTGACCTCGTGGCTGGCCAAGCAGTTCGACCTCAGCTTCCACGTGGACAACTTCTGGACCGCGGTGGTCGGCGCCCTCATCATCTCCATCGTCTCCTGGGCCGTGAACATGGTCCTGCCCGACAAGAACTGA
- a CDS encoding low molecular weight protein-tyrosine-phosphatase, which produces MYRVCFVCTGNICRSPMAESVFRSLVADAGLADLVEVDSAGTGGWHEGAGADPRTVAVLEAAGYEQAHRARQFRSSWFAGLDLVIALDAGHLRDLRALAPTPEDAAKVRLLRSYDPAATASQGDVPDPYYGPFGGFEECLELVEAAGPGLLDAVREAVKEHTP; this is translated from the coding sequence ATGTACCGCGTGTGCTTCGTCTGCACCGGCAACATCTGCCGCTCGCCCATGGCCGAGTCCGTCTTCCGCTCCCTCGTAGCCGATGCCGGGCTCGCGGACCTGGTCGAGGTCGACAGCGCGGGCACCGGCGGCTGGCACGAGGGGGCCGGCGCCGATCCGCGCACCGTCGCGGTCCTGGAGGCCGCCGGGTACGAGCAGGCCCACCGGGCCCGGCAGTTCCGCAGCTCCTGGTTCGCCGGTCTGGACCTCGTCATCGCGCTCGACGCCGGGCACCTGCGGGACCTGAGGGCGCTGGCTCCCACGCCGGAGGACGCCGCCAAGGTCCGGCTGCTGCGGTCCTACGACCCTGCGGCCACGGCCTCTCAGGGAGACGTACCCGATCCCTACTACGGGCCCTTCGGCGGATTCGAAGAGTGCCTGGAACTGGTCGAGGCGGCCGGCCCCGGCCTGCTGGACGCCGTACGCGAAGCCGTGAAGGAGCACACCCCATGA
- a CDS encoding cystathionine gamma-lyase: protein MSTPDSAPARAERLGDGTVAVRAGLPEPAKNEPTLPGPVFAAHFHLPGEVEGPYTYGRETNPTWTLLERAIGELEAPGQEGVDTVVFASGMAAVSAVLLSQARAGDTVVLPDDGYQALPLVREQLEAYGVHVRTAPTGGDAQLAVLDGARLLWLETPSNPGLDVCDIRRLVDAAHAGGTLVAVDNTLATPLGQRPLELGADFSVASGTKGLTGHGDLLLGYVVCRNAELAAGIRRWRKVVGAIPGPMEAWLAHRSLSTIQLRCERQWTNALAVAEALSGRADVSGLRYPGLASDPSHKTAAGQMRGFGSVVSFTLADRAHAERFMAATRLVEDATSFGGVRSTAERRGRWGGDAVPEGFIRFSAGAEDTEDLVADVLRALDVAGSTA, encoded by the coding sequence ATGAGCACACCCGACAGCGCTCCGGCCCGGGCGGAGCGGCTCGGGGACGGCACCGTCGCCGTCCGCGCCGGTCTGCCCGAGCCGGCCAAGAACGAGCCGACGCTGCCCGGTCCGGTCTTCGCCGCCCACTTCCACCTCCCCGGCGAGGTCGAAGGCCCGTACACCTACGGGCGCGAGACCAACCCCACCTGGACCCTGCTGGAGCGGGCCATCGGGGAACTGGAAGCCCCCGGCCAGGAGGGCGTGGACACCGTCGTCTTCGCTTCCGGCATGGCCGCGGTCAGCGCCGTCCTGCTCTCCCAGGCGCGGGCCGGCGACACCGTGGTCCTGCCCGACGACGGCTACCAGGCCCTGCCCCTCGTACGGGAGCAGCTGGAGGCCTACGGGGTCCACGTGCGCACCGCCCCCACCGGCGGGGACGCCCAGTTGGCGGTCCTCGACGGAGCCCGGCTGCTGTGGCTGGAAACCCCGTCCAACCCCGGGCTCGACGTCTGCGACATCCGGCGCCTCGTGGACGCGGCCCACGCGGGCGGCACCCTGGTCGCCGTCGACAACACCCTCGCGACCCCGCTCGGCCAGCGTCCCCTGGAGCTCGGCGCCGACTTCTCGGTGGCCAGCGGCACCAAGGGCCTCACCGGCCACGGCGACCTGCTGCTCGGCTACGTCGTCTGCCGCAACGCCGAACTCGCCGCGGGGATCCGCCGCTGGCGCAAGGTGGTCGGCGCGATCCCGGGCCCCATGGAGGCCTGGCTCGCCCACCGCTCCCTGTCCACCATCCAGTTGCGCTGCGAGCGCCAGTGGACCAACGCGCTCGCCGTCGCCGAGGCCCTCTCCGGCCGTGCGGACGTCTCGGGGCTGCGCTACCCGGGCCTGGCCTCGGATCCGTCCCACAAGACGGCCGCGGGCCAGATGCGGGGCTTCGGATCGGTGGTCTCCTTCACCCTGGCCGACCGCGCGCATGCGGAACGGTTCATGGCCGCCACGCGTCTCGTGGAGGACGCCACGAGCTTCGGCGGGGTGCGGTCCACCGCGGAGCGGCGCGGGCGGTGGGGCGGCGACGCCGTGCCGGAGGGGTTCATCCGCTTCTCCGCCGGGGCCGAGGACACCGAGGACCTGGTCGCGGACGTGCTGCGGGCCCTCGACGTGGCGGGTTCCACGGCCTGA
- a CDS encoding NUDIX domain-containing protein, whose protein sequence is MTERPVVKRTARAILLDGDDLILIKRTKPGVDPYWLTPGGGVEPSDLTVVDALHREIHEELGAKITDVVPCFVDTVEHIADRGVTGVKVQHFFVCHLESMDPSQRHGPEIEEPEGEYEIVRVPFSRVGIAAVHLVPLSLRHYLDGNIEGVRAMHAPDLG, encoded by the coding sequence ATGACCGAACGTCCCGTGGTCAAACGCACCGCCCGCGCGATCCTGCTCGACGGTGACGACCTGATCCTCATCAAGCGCACCAAGCCCGGCGTCGATCCCTACTGGCTCACTCCCGGCGGGGGCGTGGAGCCCTCGGACCTGACCGTCGTCGACGCCCTCCACCGAGAGATCCACGAGGAACTCGGCGCGAAGATCACCGATGTGGTGCCCTGCTTCGTCGACACCGTCGAGCACATCGCCGACCGGGGGGTGACCGGCGTCAAGGTGCAGCACTTCTTCGTCTGTCATCTCGAATCCATGGATCCCAGCCAGCGCCACGGGCCCGAGATCGAGGAGCCGGAGGGCGAGTACGAGATCGTCCGCGTGCCCTTCAGCCGCGTGGGCATCGCCGCCGTCCACCTCGTCCCGCTGTCTCTGCGCCACTACCTCGACGGCAACATCGAGGGCGTGCGCGCGATGCACGCCCCCGACCTGGGCTGA
- a CDS encoding globin domain-containing protein, with protein MARCGTRNHGFEGRGVCRPTEMLEARHRMDAPPTRSARRRTARIPSGGSAPEASPAPSPDAVLIRRTLAEIAPVADKVTSYFYALVFTAHPDLRGMFPAAMDTQRDRLLKALLTAAEHIDHPEVLTAYLSRLGSGHRKYGTQPGHYPPVGEALIGALARYAQDSWGPETEAAWARAYTAISQIMIDAAAEADTKAPPWWHAEVVSHDLRTSDIAVLTVRPDQPYPFLAGQYTSLETPWWPRVWRHYSFASAPRADGLLSFHVKAVPAGWVSNALVRHARPGDVLRLGPPAGSMVVDHSTDNGMICLGGGTGIAPIKALIEDVAEHGERRPVEVFFGARSDHDLYDKDTLLGLQRSHPWLSVRPVVCADGLAGQLPEAIGEHGPWSSYDAFVSGPAAMIRSGVDALKRIGIPGERIRHDEVEELAGVAG; from the coding sequence CTGGCACGCTGTGGAACCCGGAACCACGGATTCGAAGGCCGTGGCGTGTGCAGACCTACCGAGATGCTCGAAGCGAGGCACCGCATGGACGCTCCGCCCACCAGATCGGCAAGACGGAGGACCGCCCGGATACCGTCCGGGGGCAGTGCGCCAGAGGCTTCTCCCGCACCCTCCCCCGATGCCGTGCTCATCCGCCGGACCCTCGCGGAAATCGCACCCGTCGCCGACAAGGTGACTTCCTACTTCTACGCCCTGGTGTTCACGGCGCACCCGGATCTGCGGGGGATGTTCCCCGCCGCCATGGACACCCAGCGGGACCGGCTGCTGAAGGCGCTGCTGACCGCCGCCGAGCACATCGACCATCCCGAGGTGCTCACCGCGTACCTGAGCCGGCTCGGCAGCGGGCACCGCAAGTACGGGACCCAGCCCGGCCACTATCCGCCGGTGGGCGAGGCCCTGATCGGGGCACTGGCCCGGTACGCCCAGGACAGCTGGGGGCCGGAGACCGAAGCCGCCTGGGCGCGGGCGTACACCGCGATCTCCCAGATCATGATCGACGCGGCGGCCGAGGCCGACACCAAGGCGCCGCCGTGGTGGCACGCCGAAGTGGTCTCCCACGATCTGCGCACCTCGGACATCGCGGTGCTCACGGTCCGCCCCGACCAGCCGTACCCGTTCCTCGCGGGCCAGTACACGAGCCTGGAGACCCCGTGGTGGCCACGGGTCTGGCGGCACTACTCCTTCGCCTCGGCCCCCCGTGCGGACGGGCTGCTGTCCTTCCACGTCAAGGCGGTCCCGGCGGGATGGGTCTCCAACGCGCTGGTGCGCCACGCCCGGCCCGGTGACGTACTGCGGCTCGGGCCGCCTGCCGGTTCCATGGTGGTCGACCACAGCACCGACAACGGCATGATCTGCCTGGGCGGCGGCACGGGCATAGCACCGATCAAGGCGCTGATCGAGGATGTGGCCGAGCACGGGGAACGGCGCCCGGTGGAGGTGTTCTTCGGAGCGCGCAGTGACCACGACCTCTACGACAAGGACACCCTGCTGGGTCTGCAGCGCTCGCATCCGTGGCTGTCGGTGCGCCCGGTGGTGTGCGCGGACGGACTGGCCGGACAGCTGCCGGAGGCCATCGGCGAGCACGGGCCCTGGAGTTCGTACGACGCGTTCGTCTCGGGGCCGGCCGCGATGATCCGCAGCGGGGTGGACGCGCTGAAGAGGATCGGGATCCCCGGGGAGCGCATCCGCCACGACGAGGTGGAGGAACTGGCGGGCGTCGCCGGCTGA
- a CDS encoding HAD family hydrolase, whose amino-acid sequence MTLLHLFDLDGTLMYGSAAPVEISRQLGLTDEIAQLERAFVAREIGPHEFSLAAQKLWTDLTPAHVRAAFEGAPWISGIREVWQEIRERGDYCAVISLSPSFFVELLLEWGAHAAHGSVFPEVPFTRPVDMAGILTPEGKVTVADRLCAQFGVERSDCVAYGDSSTDVALFEAVPRSVAVNARPYLVEKATHVYEGRDLREAYQLTGVARTGVEAS is encoded by the coding sequence ATGACCCTCCTGCACCTCTTCGACCTCGACGGAACGCTGATGTACGGATCGGCGGCCCCCGTCGAGATCTCCCGTCAGCTCGGACTGACGGACGAGATCGCCCAACTGGAGCGTGCCTTCGTGGCGCGGGAGATCGGGCCGCACGAGTTCTCGCTGGCCGCCCAGAAGCTCTGGACGGACCTGACCCCGGCACATGTGCGGGCCGCGTTCGAGGGGGCGCCCTGGATTTCGGGCATCCGCGAGGTATGGCAGGAGATCCGGGAACGCGGGGACTACTGCGCGGTGATCTCGCTGTCGCCCTCGTTCTTCGTGGAGCTCCTGCTGGAGTGGGGCGCGCATGCCGCGCACGGTTCGGTCTTCCCGGAGGTTCCGTTCACACGGCCGGTGGACATGGCCGGAATCCTGACGCCGGAAGGCAAGGTGACCGTCGCCGACCGGCTGTGTGCGCAGTTCGGGGTGGAGCGGAGCGACTGTGTCGCGTACGGGGACTCCAGTACCGACGTGGCGCTCTTCGAGGCCGTCCCGCGCTCGGTCGCGGTGAACGCCCGGCCGTACCTCGTGGAGAAGGCGACGCACGTCTACGAGGGTCGTGATCTGCGGGAGGCATACCAGCTGACAGGGGTGGCGCGCACGGGAGTTGAGGCATCTTAA